From a region of the Brevibacterium siliguriense genome:
- a CDS encoding AAA family ATPase, whose product MTQPPQDPTNPQEPNAPQPSATPQAEPDPVRAALNGVRAEIAKAVVGQDQPVTGMLIALLCQGHVLLEGVPGVAKTLLVRSFAAAVSLDSSRVQFTPDLMPSDVTGSLVFDASASDFSFRPGPVFTNILIADEINRTPPKTQSALLEAMEEHQVSVGGRSRKLPEPFLVAATQNPVEYEGTYPLPEAQLDRFLFKLVLDLPERDHEFEILDRHARGFDAGSLAAAGLRPVADADLIGRAREAIAKIYIAPQIITYIVDLARATRRTPSLALGVSPRGATRMLGAARAHAWLSGRHYVTPDDVKALAHMSLSHRVILRPEAQMDGLDVGQVLDSIIATTEVPR is encoded by the coding sequence ATGACCCAGCCGCCCCAGGACCCCACGAATCCTCAGGAACCGAACGCGCCACAGCCGTCGGCCACCCCGCAGGCGGAACCGGACCCGGTCCGTGCGGCGTTGAACGGTGTGCGCGCCGAGATCGCCAAGGCCGTCGTCGGACAGGACCAGCCAGTGACCGGAATGCTCATCGCACTGTTGTGCCAGGGGCACGTGCTCCTCGAGGGGGTGCCCGGAGTGGCGAAGACTCTGCTCGTGCGCAGCTTCGCGGCCGCTGTCAGTCTCGACAGCTCACGTGTGCAGTTCACTCCCGATCTCATGCCCAGCGATGTCACCGGATCGTTGGTCTTCGACGCGTCCGCTTCGGACTTCTCCTTCCGTCCCGGCCCGGTGTTCACGAACATCCTCATCGCCGATGAGATCAACCGCACCCCGCCGAAAACCCAGTCGGCTCTGCTCGAGGCGATGGAAGAGCATCAGGTGTCCGTCGGCGGACGTTCCCGGAAGCTGCCCGAGCCGTTCCTCGTCGCGGCCACACAGAATCCCGTCGAATACGAGGGCACCTATCCGTTGCCGGAGGCCCAGCTCGACCGGTTCCTGTTCAAACTCGTCCTCGACCTGCCCGAGCGGGATCACGAGTTCGAGATCCTCGACCGCCATGCCCGAGGCTTCGACGCAGGGTCACTGGCGGCGGCGGGTCTGCGACCGGTCGCCGATGCCGACCTCATCGGCCGGGCGCGCGAGGCGATCGCGAAGATCTACATCGCCCCGCAGATCATCACCTACATCGTCGACCTCGCACGAGCCACCCGCCGGACGCCGTCGCTGGCGCTCGGCGTCTCACCGCGCGGAGCAACGAGGATGCTCGGTGCCGCCCGTGCCCATGCGTGGCTCAGCGGTCGGCACTATGTCACCCCCGACGACGTCAAGGCGCTCGCACATATGTCGCTGTCGCACCGGGTCATCCTGCGTCCCGAGGCGCAGATGGACGGTCTGGACGTCGGTCAGGTCCTCGACTCGATCATCGCCACGACCGAAGTGCCTCGCTGA
- the mtrB gene encoding MtrAB system histidine kinase MtrB: protein MTSVSAADGPVRTAASALKTFWNFILRSFSHSLQVRIVVLTIVLTSVAIFGVGTYMSQQIARGLFDTRLDALSSQTRSILAELRSLAPVDGQAVTQDTLSSQLSSIYNRSAGSVYSLTLQPKDPNSSFSTITAGGPNEDGEASQVPVTEELREAIRKAPTDDKLYQSVSLPDGSGPGLLITQELQIPGAGQFQLYYLGDLSEQQDTLNFVQRSMFVAALVLVVLVGAVAWIVTRLVVTPVRTGAEVARLIADGDLDERMPVHGNDEIAVLGESFNDMADTLQHQIEQMERLSVLQRQFVSDVSHELRTPLTTIRAAADIIYDSREDLDLVTARSAELLNSQAERFDNLLSDLLEISRYDAGAAALVPKPVDIGAIVTSVIETVSMVAEQMSTAIVVHAPSSPVMAEVDRVRITRIVRNLVVNAIEHGEGNPVDVYVASNAEAVAVSVRDHGVGMNEEQVEHVFDRFWRADPARKRTLGGSGLGLAISLEDAHLHNGWLQVWGKLGEGSCFRLTMPRRPDQEITSSPLPLPPRDAQIRGSALVAGPLSSDGSVRIQTGSIPIVVETEPEMLEENHDTAAEADSQSASPLPTTTTVESTADESDAGEEIGAEADTAEPDAADADIDEADTAEAGERSVDVGEPDQDGAGDGPNDSEGGRP, encoded by the coding sequence GTGACCTCCGTGTCAGCCGCGGACGGACCCGTCCGCACCGCGGCCTCGGCATTGAAGACGTTCTGGAACTTCATACTCCGTTCGTTCAGCCACTCCCTGCAGGTCCGCATCGTCGTGCTCACGATCGTCCTCACTTCGGTGGCGATCTTCGGCGTCGGCACCTACATGTCCCAGCAGATCGCGCGCGGACTCTTCGACACTCGCCTGGACGCCCTGTCCTCGCAGACACGGTCGATCCTGGCCGAGCTGCGATCCCTGGCGCCGGTCGACGGCCAGGCGGTCACCCAGGACACGCTGAGCTCGCAGCTGTCCTCGATCTACAACCGTTCCGCCGGATCCGTGTATTCGCTGACCCTGCAGCCGAAGGACCCGAACTCTTCGTTCTCGACGATCACCGCCGGTGGGCCGAACGAGGATGGTGAGGCATCGCAGGTGCCCGTCACCGAAGAGCTTCGCGAAGCCATCCGCAAAGCCCCGACCGATGACAAGCTCTACCAGTCGGTGAGCCTGCCCGACGGCTCGGGACCGGGCCTGCTCATCACCCAGGAGCTGCAGATCCCGGGCGCCGGTCAGTTCCAGCTCTACTATCTCGGTGACCTCAGCGAACAGCAGGACACTCTGAACTTCGTGCAGCGGTCGATGTTCGTCGCCGCCCTCGTCCTCGTCGTCCTCGTCGGCGCCGTCGCCTGGATCGTCACTCGGCTCGTCGTCACCCCGGTGCGCACCGGCGCCGAGGTGGCCAGACTCATCGCCGATGGTGACCTGGACGAACGCATGCCGGTGCACGGCAACGATGAGATCGCCGTCCTCGGTGAGAGCTTCAACGATATGGCCGACACTCTCCAACACCAGATCGAGCAGATGGAACGACTGTCGGTGCTGCAGCGGCAGTTCGTCTCCGACGTCTCCCACGAGTTGCGGACACCGCTGACGACGATCCGCGCTGCCGCGGATATCATCTACGACTCCCGTGAGGACCTCGACCTCGTCACCGCACGCAGCGCTGAGCTGCTGAACTCGCAGGCCGAACGCTTCGACAATCTGCTCTCCGACCTGCTGGAGATCTCCCGCTACGATGCCGGCGCCGCGGCACTGGTGCCCAAGCCCGTCGATATCGGCGCGATCGTGACCTCCGTAATCGAAACCGTGTCGATGGTGGCCGAACAGATGTCGACAGCCATCGTCGTCCATGCTCCGTCCTCACCGGTCATGGCCGAAGTCGACCGTGTGCGCATCACCCGGATTGTGCGCAACCTCGTTGTCAACGCCATCGAACACGGTGAGGGCAATCCCGTCGACGTCTATGTCGCCTCCAATGCCGAGGCGGTGGCCGTGAGCGTGCGCGACCACGGAGTCGGCATGAACGAAGAGCAGGTCGAGCACGTCTTCGACCGGTTCTGGCGTGCCGATCCAGCCCGCAAGCGCACCCTCGGCGGATCGGGTCTGGGCCTGGCGATCTCGCTCGAGGACGCCCACCTGCACAACGGCTGGCTGCAGGTCTGGGGCAAGCTCGGCGAGGGGTCGTGCTTCCGGCTGACGATGCCTCGGCGTCCCGACCAGGAGATCACGTCTTCGCCTCTTCCCCTGCCGCCTCGCGATGCGCAGATCCGCGGTTCTGCGCTCGTGGCCGGACCGCTGTCCTCGGACGGCTCCGTTCGCATTCAGACCGGGTCGATCCCGATCGTCGTCGAAACCGAGCCGGAGATGCTCGAGGAAAACCATGACACCGCCGCCGAGGCGGACTCGCAGTCCGCATCACCTCTGCCGACCACGACGACTGTCGAATCGACCGCCGATGAATCGGACGCCGGCGAGGAGATCGGTGCCGAGGCCGACACCGCCGAGCCTGATGCTGCGGACGCGGACATCGATGAAGCAGACACTGCTGAGGCAGGGGAACGGTCCGTGGACGTCGGCGAGCCTGACCAGGACGGCGCCGGAGACGGCCCGAACGACAGTGAAGGAGGACGGCCATGA
- the mtrA gene encoding MtrAB system response regulator MtrA, which translates to MNARILVVDDDTALAEMIGIVLKSEGFEPFFCATGDQAFEEFQKVNPDLVLLDLMLPGKDGLEVCREIREISSVPIIMLTAKSDTVDVVLGLESGADDYVPKPFKPKELIARVRARLRISEPQAPELLTVGDVVVDVAGHTVTKGGSPVSLTPLEFDLLVALARKPWQVFSRETLLEEVWGYRHAADTRLVNVHVQRLRSKIERDPEKPDIIVTVRGVGYKAGRAA; encoded by the coding sequence ATGAACGCTCGAATCCTCGTAGTTGATGATGACACGGCTTTGGCCGAAATGATCGGAATTGTGCTCAAAAGCGAAGGCTTCGAGCCCTTCTTCTGCGCCACCGGAGACCAGGCCTTCGAAGAATTCCAGAAGGTCAATCCGGACCTCGTGCTCCTCGACCTGATGCTTCCCGGCAAGGACGGACTCGAAGTCTGCCGGGAGATCCGCGAGATCTCCTCGGTGCCGATCATCATGCTCACGGCGAAGTCCGACACGGTCGATGTCGTCCTCGGTCTCGAATCCGGTGCCGATGACTATGTGCCGAAGCCGTTCAAGCCCAAAGAGCTCATCGCCCGTGTCCGTGCTCGGCTGCGAATATCCGAACCGCAGGCTCCCGAGCTTCTGACCGTCGGCGACGTCGTCGTCGACGTCGCCGGTCACACGGTGACCAAAGGCGGATCACCGGTGTCGCTGACTCCTCTCGAATTCGACCTGCTCGTCGCACTGGCCCGCAAGCCGTGGCAGGTGTTCTCCCGCGAGACCCTGCTCGAAGAGGTGTGGGGCTACCGCCATGCCGCCGACACCAGGTTGGTCAACGTCCACGTGCAGCGTCTGCGCTCGAAGATCGAACGCGATCCGGAGAAGCCGGACATCATCGTCACTGTCCGCGGCGTCGGCTATAAGGCCGGCCGAGCCGCGTGA
- a CDS encoding DUF4129 domain-containing protein, which produces MILSPMTEAAGHLHTAVASQPGAAGLRAASANIGRDTGREWVEHELTKPEYAANDLTPLEQIGRWLSSLWDSLVRTALGANSPWLLVFVVLGLAAIIALIVWRVRRAGFRRVGVPLSAFDPVVSQPEPGPWRESAARASRAGDFETAVIDESRAIFAVLSVKQIVSLESSATASEIARSAEAALPEHGPAVHGVAEVFNDLRYGEDTARKARAKRLDEVYADLCVLDRNLSALPVRPLQATGDHGTDHQSTGHQGARREEAPA; this is translated from the coding sequence ATGATCCTCTCCCCCATGACCGAGGCGGCCGGCCACCTCCACACCGCCGTGGCCTCCCAGCCGGGCGCGGCAGGACTGCGCGCCGCCTCGGCGAACATCGGCCGTGACACCGGACGCGAATGGGTCGAGCACGAACTGACGAAACCCGAATACGCCGCGAACGACCTCACCCCCTTGGAGCAGATCGGCCGGTGGCTGAGCTCTCTGTGGGACTCGCTCGTCAGGACTGCCTTGGGCGCGAACTCACCCTGGCTGCTCGTCTTCGTCGTCCTCGGTCTCGCCGCGATCATCGCCCTCATCGTCTGGCGGGTGCGCCGGGCAGGATTCCGCCGTGTCGGAGTCCCGCTGTCGGCATTCGACCCGGTCGTATCCCAACCGGAACCGGGACCGTGGCGCGAGAGCGCGGCCCGAGCCTCGCGTGCCGGAGATTTCGAGACCGCCGTCATCGACGAGTCCCGTGCGATCTTCGCGGTCCTCTCCGTCAAGCAGATCGTCTCCCTCGAATCATCGGCTACGGCAAGTGAGATCGCCCGTTCCGCCGAGGCGGCCCTGCCCGAGCACGGACCCGCCGTCCACGGCGTGGCCGAGGTCTTCAACGACCTCCGCTACGGGGAGGACACCGCGCGGAAAGCACGTGCGAAGCGCCTCGACGAGGTCTATGCCGACCTGTGCGTACTGGACCGGAACCTGAGCGCACTGCCGGTCCGCCCCCTCCAAGCCACTGGCGACCACGGCACGGACCACCAAAGCACAGGTCACCAGGGTGCCCGCCGCGAGGAGGCACCGGCATGA
- a CDS encoding winged helix-turn-helix domain-containing protein: MQRMTRAAARRTAIAATGLDRPRPAKVTARHLKKVFSTLGLTQIDSVARVVRSHYLPFYSRLGPYPRETLDRLFYTSPRMGVEYWAHAAAFVPPQTWKHFARAHAEWWRNDFGQRHPETGEQFRNLQSSVLDALSTRPMTAREVAEVVDHDLPEIHRGHWGWNPSQVKVALEALFAGGVICASGRNEHFERIYALARDVSPELPQLPLTYGSPEDPQLGLDPNAQLPRGISGAENNVFELTRIAARALGISRPGDIADYFRQRRAPTDDAITELIASGELREVDVEGARALKWHEARTPRTVNARALLAPFDPLVFYRPRIEWLFDFHYRIEIYTPAAKRVHGYYVTPFLLGDRLVGRVDLHRDRAAGILRAHKVTWEPEEEHTMELAEELMTMATWLGLTAVDLEGTHLPLS, translated from the coding sequence ATGCAGAGGATGACACGGGCCGCGGCCCGCAGGACTGCGATCGCTGCGACGGGACTGGACAGGCCACGGCCGGCGAAGGTCACGGCGCGGCACCTGAAAAAGGTCTTCTCCACCCTGGGACTGACCCAGATCGACTCCGTTGCCCGAGTCGTCCGCTCTCACTATCTGCCCTTCTATTCCCGCCTGGGGCCTTATCCGCGAGAGACCCTGGACCGCCTCTTCTATACTTCGCCGCGCATGGGCGTCGAATACTGGGCACACGCCGCTGCCTTCGTGCCACCGCAGACCTGGAAGCACTTCGCTCGTGCGCACGCCGAATGGTGGCGCAACGACTTCGGTCAGCGTCATCCGGAGACCGGAGAGCAATTCCGCAACCTCCAGTCGTCCGTCCTCGATGCCCTGTCCACCCGGCCGATGACGGCGCGGGAAGTCGCCGAGGTGGTCGACCACGATCTGCCGGAGATCCACCGCGGCCATTGGGGCTGGAATCCCAGCCAGGTGAAGGTCGCCCTCGAAGCGCTGTTCGCCGGAGGAGTCATCTGCGCATCGGGACGCAACGAACACTTCGAACGCATCTATGCGCTGGCCAGAGACGTTTCACCCGAGCTGCCGCAGCTTCCTCTGACCTATGGGTCTCCGGAGGATCCGCAGCTGGGCTTGGATCCGAATGCGCAGCTTCCGCGCGGAATATCCGGGGCCGAGAACAATGTCTTCGAACTCACCCGCATCGCAGCACGGGCTCTGGGCATCTCCCGACCCGGGGATATCGCCGACTACTTTCGGCAGCGGCGCGCACCGACCGACGACGCGATCACCGAACTCATCGCCTCAGGCGAACTGCGCGAAGTCGACGTCGAAGGGGCCCGCGCTCTGAAATGGCACGAGGCACGGACCCCACGGACCGTCAACGCTCGAGCGCTGCTGGCTCCGTTCGACCCCTTGGTCTTCTACCGGCCGCGCATCGAATGGCTATTCGACTTCCACTATCGCATCGAGATCTACACTCCGGCGGCCAAGCGCGTGCACGGCTACTACGTCACTCCGTTCCTCCTCGGTGATCGACTCGTCGGGCGAGTCGACCTGCACCGGGACCGAGCGGCAGGAATCCTGCGCGCTCACAAGGTGACATGGGAGCCGGAGGAGGAGCACACCATGGAGCTGGCCGAGGAGCTCATGACGATGGCCACGTGGCTGGGACTGACCGCCGTTGACCTCGAAGGTACTCACCTGCCATTAAGCTAG
- a CDS encoding LpqB family beta-propeller domain-containing protein, with amino-acid sequence MIRQQIATTLQVIPSISAIELSIGGQTVPASLQPKTDSSVQVDGPPVVLADDHLSRVSGTTVAKVENSPNLKEAKASDPAVSLDDSMYTYLADDGKQLMRLKANAVDATPILKGKKLVRPSIDRFNTTWTGEARNKGELKAVGRDGESFTVAADFLNGRQLIDIEVSRDGTRVALLSRHKGEPDRVDVVGVPRDKAGNPSGHVSETPIEVGANFDEVKDVSWAGSTSLVALAAEEGESVQPFRIGVTGPAEQLGEVSGGSRIAGGVDGRSILVTSSDGALYSYNSNAWQKLVDVAAKDPSYPG; translated from the coding sequence TTGATCCGCCAGCAGATCGCCACCACTCTGCAGGTCATTCCCTCGATCTCGGCAATCGAGCTGAGCATCGGCGGACAGACGGTTCCGGCCAGTCTGCAGCCGAAGACCGACTCGTCGGTCCAGGTGGACGGACCACCCGTGGTCCTCGCCGACGATCACCTCTCCCGAGTCTCCGGAACGACTGTCGCGAAGGTCGAGAACAGTCCGAACCTGAAGGAGGCGAAGGCCAGCGATCCTGCGGTGTCCTTGGACGACTCGATGTACACGTATCTCGCCGATGACGGCAAGCAGCTCATGCGGTTGAAGGCCAATGCCGTCGACGCCACTCCGATCCTCAAGGGCAAGAAGCTCGTGCGGCCGAGCATCGATCGCTTCAACACGACCTGGACAGGTGAGGCGAGGAACAAGGGCGAGCTCAAGGCCGTCGGGCGCGACGGAGAATCCTTCACAGTGGCCGCCGATTTCCTCAACGGCCGACAGCTCATCGATATCGAGGTCTCACGAGACGGAACCCGTGTCGCTCTGCTCAGCCGACACAAGGGGGAGCCGGACCGCGTCGACGTGGTCGGTGTGCCCAGGGACAAGGCAGGCAATCCGTCCGGCCATGTCTCCGAAACACCGATCGAAGTGGGCGCGAACTTCGACGAGGTCAAGGACGTCTCGTGGGCAGGATCGACGTCTCTTGTTGCTCTGGCCGCAGAGGAGGGCGAATCCGTCCAGCCGTTCCGCATCGGAGTCACCGGGCCTGCAGAGCAGCTCGGCGAGGTCTCGGGCGGAAGCCGCATCGCCGGGGGAGTGGACGGACGCTCGATCCTGGTCACCAGTTCCGACGGCGCGCTGTACAGCTACAACTCGAACGCCTGGCAGAAGCTCGTCGACGTCGCCGCGAAGGATCCCTCCTATCCCGGCTGA
- a CDS encoding DUF4350 domain-containing protein: protein MSAQLDVAARGTRSSSRIPLRARLRSASVWIVATFVILITVIALVLLTGDDESEEPLHYDSTARTGTKALVETLRDHDVDVTTTEDQEQARTAAARPDTTLLIPTNTAALSPGDIAGLQYALRTHGNRLVLVDPGPTITEFTDRITVNDNLSPLADPDSTSTPTCDSPIAHSAGAVTTGDVEYAEAKKDTDGITACYPFAGLGVDEIDDTEVAPGSARGQFVTDSGGSVPLTVLGNPDWVTNEHIDEEGNASLVLSQLSQRQNVVVYHPTFDGSDEQSPPSTIDFVPGWFLAGVLWLIPCVLVLLFVIGRRFGPLALERLPVIVPAVETVHGRAALSSRSHDRDGALHTLRTGALLRIAKRLSLSPDARTPDIITRIASTTGADPGYLNHVFVSASAHTDAELTDLVHQLTKIESEIP, encoded by the coding sequence ATGAGCGCACAGTTGGATGTCGCCGCTCGCGGCACCCGGTCGAGCTCGCGGATCCCGCTGCGCGCCCGACTGCGTTCGGCTTCGGTATGGATCGTTGCAACCTTCGTCATCCTCATCACCGTCATCGCTCTCGTGCTGCTGACCGGAGATGATGAATCCGAAGAGCCCCTGCACTATGATTCGACTGCGCGCACCGGAACGAAGGCACTCGTCGAGACCCTGCGCGACCATGATGTCGACGTCACCACCACCGAGGATCAGGAACAGGCCCGCACGGCCGCCGCCCGACCCGACACCACCCTGCTCATTCCGACGAACACCGCAGCGCTGTCGCCCGGGGACATCGCCGGCCTCCAGTACGCCCTGCGCACCCACGGCAACCGACTCGTCCTCGTCGACCCGGGACCGACGATCACGGAGTTCACCGACCGGATCACCGTCAATGACAACCTCAGCCCGCTCGCCGACCCGGATTCCACGTCCACTCCGACGTGCGACTCACCGATTGCCCACAGCGCCGGGGCCGTAACCACGGGCGACGTCGAATACGCGGAGGCGAAGAAGGACACCGACGGAATCACCGCCTGCTACCCGTTCGCCGGACTCGGGGTCGATGAGATCGACGACACGGAGGTGGCCCCCGGGTCCGCCCGCGGACAGTTCGTCACCGATTCGGGCGGTTCCGTACCGCTGACCGTGCTCGGCAATCCCGATTGGGTGACCAATGAGCACATCGACGAAGAAGGCAACGCCTCGCTCGTCCTCTCGCAGCTGTCCCAGAGGCAGAATGTCGTCGTCTACCATCCGACCTTCGACGGATCCGATGAGCAGTCGCCTCCCTCTACGATCGATTTCGTGCCAGGGTGGTTCCTCGCCGGAGTCCTGTGGCTGATCCCCTGCGTGCTCGTCCTTCTGTTCGTCATCGGGCGCCGGTTCGGGCCGTTGGCTCTCGAACGTCTGCCTGTCATCGTGCCGGCGGTGGAGACCGTACACGGTCGGGCCGCGTTGAGCTCGCGCAGCCACGACCGGGACGGTGCGCTGCACACTCTGCGGACCGGTGCGCTGCTGCGCATCGCCAAACGACTGAGTCTCAGTCCCGATGCCCGCACCCCCGATATCATCACCCGCATCGCGTCCACCACGGGAGCCGACCCCGGCTATCTCAACCACGTATTCGTCTCCGCTTCGGCACACACCGACGCCGAACTCACCGACCTCGTCCATCAGCTCACCAAGATCGAAAGTGAGATCCCATGA
- a CDS encoding GerMN domain-containing protein, with product MTRTMYRGSRVKTMLVAVFMALALVGCSSIPTSSPVGHIEDDSSDPGANNARIPDGPEPGDSPSDIVRGFLRAGAGTGNNFSVARSFLTEGEAQKWSPQESVSVLPNGTDIDSLNVGTTSDQKTMNISAPVVGLVDSSGVYNSTKPGTQSTLEFSLRQENGEWRIASAPDGLLISQTDFRTIFLNYSLQFFTSDYSYLVPDSRWFLRSSSTPTVLMNELLSGPAPYLSGAVITSIPDGAKLSDSNVVTIENGVAQVSLGAQNPARRTVRRD from the coding sequence ATGACGCGCACGATGTACAGAGGCTCCCGCGTGAAGACCATGCTGGTCGCCGTCTTCATGGCACTGGCCCTCGTCGGCTGCTCGTCGATCCCGACATCATCACCTGTCGGCCATATCGAAGACGACTCGAGCGATCCGGGCGCGAACAACGCACGGATCCCCGACGGACCCGAGCCCGGCGACAGCCCATCCGACATCGTGCGCGGATTCCTCCGTGCCGGAGCGGGCACCGGCAACAACTTCTCCGTGGCTCGATCATTCCTCACCGAGGGCGAAGCGCAGAAATGGAGCCCGCAGGAATCGGTGTCGGTGCTGCCCAACGGCACGGACATCGACTCCTTGAACGTCGGAACCACCTCCGATCAGAAGACGATGAACATCTCGGCGCCGGTCGTCGGCCTCGTCGATTCCTCCGGCGTCTACAACTCCACCAAACCGGGCACTCAGTCGACCCTGGAGTTCTCGCTGCGGCAGGAGAACGGGGAGTGGCGGATCGCCTCGGCGCCGGACGGGCTGCTCATCAGTCAGACCGACTTCCGCACGATCTTCCTCAACTATTCTCTGCAGTTCTTCACCTCCGACTATTCGTACCTCGTCCCTGACTCCCGCTGGTTCCTTCGGTCGTCCTCGACTCCGACGGTGCTGATGAACGAGCTGCTCAGCGGTCCCGCTCCCTATCTGTCCGGTGCGGTGATCACCTCTATCCCCGACGGGGCGAAGCTGAGTGATTCGAATGTGGTCACGATCGAGAACGGCGTGGCCCAGGTGTCCTTGGGGGCGCAGAACCCGGCCCGTCGGACCGTGAGAAGGGATTGA
- a CDS encoding ComF family protein, protein MGLLGEFGELLLPRRCAGCGRENVSLCTRCLQLLGGIPRAMEPRYGTIPIVGVCEYNSQISKMVVGFKDEGRRDILDPLALALTRSIVAALDLIGYSGGAVRLFPAPSSDRARRRRGGSHTAALAQRAKELSPELPLEVHDVLAAKRSRDQVGLGAIERAENAQRTQYLDRRRIAEISESGPVSGTGSTSADLLIDDFSTTGATLAESARLLASVQIRPAVGAVLGLGRGGTRFVSPFTV, encoded by the coding sequence ATGGGGCTGCTCGGGGAGTTCGGCGAACTGCTCCTGCCTCGTCGGTGCGCCGGATGCGGGCGGGAGAACGTTTCCCTGTGCACCCGCTGCCTGCAGCTGCTCGGTGGGATCCCGCGGGCGATGGAGCCACGGTACGGAACGATCCCGATCGTCGGGGTCTGCGAATACAACTCGCAGATCTCCAAGATGGTCGTGGGCTTCAAGGATGAGGGGCGCCGTGACATCCTCGACCCCCTGGCTCTGGCACTGACCCGTTCGATCGTCGCGGCCCTCGACCTCATCGGCTACTCGGGCGGCGCGGTCCGTCTCTTTCCGGCACCAAGTTCGGATCGGGCCAGGCGTCGTCGGGGCGGATCGCATACTGCCGCCCTGGCGCAGCGGGCGAAGGAGCTGTCACCGGAGCTGCCTCTGGAGGTCCATGATGTGCTCGCGGCGAAGCGATCACGTGACCAGGTCGGACTCGGGGCGATCGAGCGGGCTGAGAATGCGCAGCGGACTCAATATCTCGACCGGAGGAGAATCGCTGAGATCTCGGAATCCGGCCCCGTGTCGGGCACCGGCTCCACATCTGCGGATCTGCTCATCGATGACTTCTCCACCACCGGCGCAACGCTGGCAGAAAGCGCACGTCTGCTAGCATCGGTGCAGATCAGACCCGCTGTCGGAGCTGTTCTCGGTCTCGGTCGCGGGGGCACTCGATTTGTCTCTCCCTTTACTGTATAA
- the hpf gene encoding ribosome hibernation-promoting factor, HPF/YfiA family: MDIVVNGRQLTISDSFRAHIEDKIAKVEQLAPRAQRVEVHVTHEKNSRQPETSERVELTVVAKGPAIRAEAMASDKYAALDLAWAKLVERLRRARDRHKVPRSGHHRKESTAEVLAKMPVTEPMVPDADADDAKHEEDRSVDQTNGRIKAEGDSPVVLREKTFNASPIGIEEALNRMELVGHDFYLFIDEESSKPSVVYRRKGWSYGVIALDHELEEAID; the protein is encoded by the coding sequence ATGGACATCGTTGTCAACGGCCGTCAACTGACCATCTCCGACAGCTTTCGAGCCCACATCGAGGACAAGATCGCCAAGGTCGAACAGCTTGCCCCTCGCGCTCAGCGTGTCGAAGTGCATGTCACTCACGAGAAGAACTCCCGTCAGCCCGAGACGAGCGAGCGAGTTGAGCTCACGGTTGTGGCGAAGGGACCGGCAATTCGGGCAGAGGCCATGGCAAGCGACAAATATGCGGCACTCGATCTGGCATGGGCGAAGCTCGTCGAACGACTGAGGCGAGCGAGGGACCGACACAAGGTGCCGCGGTCGGGTCATCACCGCAAGGAGTCCACTGCAGAGGTGCTGGCGAAGATGCCGGTGACCGAACCGATGGTTCCCGATGCTGACGCCGATGACGCGAAGCATGAAGAGGACCGCAGCGTCGATCAGACGAACGGCCGGATCAAGGCCGAAGGTGATTCGCCGGTGGTGCTGCGTGAGAAGACCTTCAATGCCTCACCGATCGGCATCGAAGAGGCGCTGAACCGAATGGAGCTCGTCGGACACGACTTCTACCTGTTCATCGACGAGGAGTCGAGCAAACCCTCCGTCGTCTACCGCCGCAAGGGGTGGAGCTACGGAGTCATCGCCCTCGACCACGAACTCGAAGAAGCCATCGACTGA